The DNA window CAAAGCAAGTAGAAATCTAATAGTATCTAatctagctacaggagcaaatgttTCAGAAAAATCAACACCAAAAATTTGAGCATACCCTTTAACAAAAAGCATTGCTTTGTGTTTGTTAATGGAGCCATTTGCATTCAGTTTGGTTCTGAACAACCACTTCACTCCTATCACCTTTCTGTCCCTTGGCCTCTTTATAAGCTTCTAAGTATGATTCTTCTCGATCATAGTGATCTCCTCTTTCATTGCAGCTCtccattttttattcttttcagcTTCCCATTAATCTACTGGCTTAAAGATTGCAACTCTGGTAGATATTAGAGAGCAATCTTGTGTCCGTCACTGGTTCATCGTCCaccaactcttcttcatttAGTTGAGGATATGGAGTTGGTTCTACTTCTGCCCAATTCCAATTGTCATTCTCCATGAAGTGCACATCTCGACTTATCATAAATTTTAAGGTTTAAGGCTTAAAAATTCGATAAGCCTTTGAAACTGTGTTGTACCCCACAATTTCCAACTTCAACTTTTTTATCTAACTTATCTCTCTTGATCTGTGGTATATAAGAATAACACAAACACCCAAATATTTAAGGTATTTCACAGAAGGCTTGTAACCATACCATGCCTCTAATGATGTTCTTCCTTCCATAGCCTTAGTTGGTAGCTTGTTGAGTAGAAAGACTGAAGTGTTTACAACCTCTGCCTAGTAATCCCTTGGCAAGTCTTTCTCATGAAGCATACCCCTTGCCATCTCCATGATAGTGCGATTCTTCCTCTCACTCACTCCATTCTGCTGAGGAGTGTATGGGGCTGTAAGTTAGTGTTGAATCCCAACTTCTTCACAGAACTAATTGAATTGTTCTGAGGTGTACTCCTTGCCATTATCAGACCTTAAGGCCTGAATCTTGCAGCCACTTTGAGCTTCTATCCACTGTTTGAACCCCAAAAACACACTAGAAACTTCAGACTTGAACTTGAGAAAATAGATCTAACAGATCCTTGTATAGTCATCAATGAAAACTATGTAATACTTACTCCCATTCAGTGAAGGAGTTCTATGAGGCCCAACAAGGTCTATGTGGATCAATTTTAGCCTCTCAGTTGCTCTCCAGGTTGTTGGCTTGAAAGGAAGTCTTGATTGCTTCCCTAATTGACAAGCCTTGCATTCTTgcaatttatcttttaattgaGGCAGCCCCTTtacaaactctttcttctgcaAATTCAGTACTGCATTATGATGGAAATGGCCCAACCTTTTATGCCAAATCTCAGCTTGAGATATTGTAGCTAAATAGGTTGATTGCTCCTCCTTTAGTGAATCTAGTTCAAAGCTTTTCCCTTCCATGCTGATTTTGAACACATTCACCCCATATGCATCTTTGATTAGGCACTACTTGCCCTCAAAGATTACCTTTAAACCTTTTTCGAGTATCTTACCAACACTTAATAAATTAGTATTTGAGGAACTGCCTACTACCACAGTTCCTTTTCCCTTGATTTCAATGTACTCTCCATTGCCAATTTTGACTTTGGAGTTGAATGACGTGTCCAGTTCTTTGAAGAGACCTCGATCAAATGTCATGTGGTTGGTGCAGCCACTGTCCACAAGCCAATTATTACATGAACTATTTTATGCAAAACAAGTTACGACAAAGAGCTGCTCCTCCTGGTCTGTAACTTGAGCCAAATTTCTTTGCTGAAGGTTCACTTGAGTCACATCCTTTTGCTGTAGATTACTTTTGTAAATTTTCTGGTGATGCCCCATCATATGACACTTCTCACACTACACATCTGGCCTCCTCCAACATCTAAAAGGTGCATGACCTTTCTTCTCACAGTACTTACAAGGAGAAAAGTTTGGTTTAGAACTTCTACTCGTGCTTTGAGAATTTGAACTTGTACTTTCCTTCTTACATTTCTAGTTCTTCTTCCATATTTCACTTTGGGTTGACTACACTTTTGCTGACAATGCTCCTTCTACAAACCCTTCATTCATCATCAATCTTCTTTATTCTTGTGCCTGAAAGGCACTCAAGATTTCTGCAAGACTGACTTTTGACAAGTCTGTAGTGTTCTCTAATGAGGAAATGGTAGCCTCAAATCTTTTAAGAACAATTATCAACACCTCTTGAACTAATCTGGAATCAGGAAATTTAGTGCCAAGTAATCTTACATTGTTGACAATTGTGAGTAATCTGTTAGAGTACTCTTTGATAGTCTCTGAATCCTTCATCTTCACCATCTCGAATTTCCTAATTAAATTAAGGACTTGTATCCCACTAATCTTTTCATTTCCTTTATACTCTTCTTTGAGAAAATTCCAGACCTTAAATGCTGACTTTATGGTTATTATCCTGATGAAAATCTCCGATGACACAGCAACAAATAGAGTAGCCCTTGCCTTTGACTtccttgtcttcttctccttgtGCTTCTTCATCTGTGCCAATATTGGGTTATCTTGTAATTCTGGAACTACATACTCCTCTTTAACAGCTTCCCAAAGATCATTTGCCTCCAGATGAGCCTCCATTCGAGCATCCCAGACATGGTAATTGTTACCATTGAACACAGGTGGTGCTAATGATGTAAATGGTATATCTAAATCCATAAAAAAGATAGATGTCGTGGTAGGTATCTCTCACTCATAGGTCCCTCAAGAAGATGACTCTTATACCAAtttgttggttattttaaaGTAGAAAAGAGATGGAAAGAAAACTcgataattttcattaaactgaaatcatttaaatactaCTAAATGACTAGATAGTGGAACTAAAAAGTAGGGGAAAACATGGACATGATCTACTAGAAACTCTCCTAGAAACCACCCACTAAACCACTAACTAAAACTGAATTactaaaaataagagaaaataacataattcaaacaaactTTAACAATTTTCTTCAGGATTCCGGGGTGATAATGGTacgtttttcaaaattatttgttttatttttttcgagTTATGTTATGTTTAGTTTTTTTGACAACTTGACTAAAAATATTGTGTTCTTGTTAATATTCAGCAACGAATCAACATCAACGATAATGATGATGAGAggtatattttgtgtttatttctttAATGCTATAAGTTATTTCTATTCATAGTgtagtgaagcgctcttcacttctATTGCAttgtaaatactagtgaagtaaCAATACAAGTCATTCACTTATATTGATCAATAATAACATAATCTTCATTTTTTGTTCATGACTTGCAACctttatttcctttattttataagcatcttaattttatttcatgatGTCTAGACCAATATTTAGTTTTTCCATCATCTATAATTGACCAGCGAATCTGCgagttgtcgtcgtcaattaaattttgatcaaaacAGTCAATTGTTGGAGAATATTTCAGCATAATTTATTCTACATCTAGGTAGGGAATTTAGGACAAAAGAAGATGTCTATGAATTATATTTAACGTATgctaaaataattagatttggTATAAAGCGCAGTTCAAACACGATGATAAATAAGGTTTATTACTAGATAGgattttttgttgtagtgcactaGGTGAAAGGGGAAAATCAAATGAGATGTTTGTGTTAAACGTAGTTGTTCTAAAACAAGGTTCGGTTGTGATGCaaaattgaggataaaatagGCAGACAATACAAAGTTTAAAGTGGTAAATTTTTTGAGTGAGcattgtcatcctcttgcaagtcccaAGAAATCTCACCTTTATAGATGCTATAGGAATATTTATGCATCTGCAAGCTTACAAATTGAGATGACATCTGATGTGGGAATCGCTCCAAAGGCATCACATTCTCTTATGGAAAAAAAATTCGATGGCAAGGACAATTAAGGTTTTTCTTCCcgatatttacaaaaattacttGCGATCGAAAAGAAATAGAGACTGTAATTTTGGGAATAAAGGGGTATATTAgagtatttaagaaaaaacaatcTGATGATCCTAGTTTtgataattctttttaattttatatggaCGTTAtaataacgaatatttttttgtttgatgcTAAGATGCGATCCGATTTTTCATACTTTGTAGACGTTGTTAGTTTCGATACGACTTAGAGGAAGAATTGTTAGGAACATAATAAACAATAGAGACAGGGGCTTGAATAtattgaacgcttacacactttgtttgatattatctttgttagaagttaatattggtttctattcttcgcaagctATCAcgaactcttgaaccgagttcaagtgagGAATTTGTTTGTTTCGACTTGAAGCAGTATGTGAGTGGGATTAATGACACTTAAAGAAAggaacacaagacacaagagattttatggatgttcagagtaaaagttcatacgtcaccccttcttctcaacctagagaaggatattcactagaagatttggtttaatacaacacttgtacaaaccCAGTCGGACAACCATGACTAAAACAATGCCTGtttccgaactcctagcacacactatgttaaataaaaacaaattctgtcaacttacaatactggaAACTTACACAGAATATACAGTGtgtaatacaattttaatactCTAGTACACTTGTAAACTTTTAGAACTTTGATAGCTTGAGAGAGTAGGTATGTTTTTCAGTGATTATTGAAGGCGGTTGAAAGTTGTTAACCTGGATGGAGCAAATTGACTTatgtcttcttaagtaggcagGCTGTAACGGACAAATTTGCTTCACCAATGGACATATTTGCTTTAGAGGATATTACTCTTAAATTTATTGGCTGAGCTCCAGAATGGTACATAAGAGAAGATCCTCTTTGATCTTGTATGTACTTGAAGAGAGTAAGCCAAAATTCATTAATGGGATTACGATATACTTGAAGAGGGTTTGACTTGTCTTGTTTCATGGCAGTCTTTTATAGGTCTGATTTTTCTTCCGTATTAGACTTCTCATAATGAATGTTTAAATGGGAGCTAAGCTTGATCAGGAACAAGAAAGTGcttatccagattaccgaattGAGAAAATACCAGAGACGCCTATCATTGAGCCGAATTGATAAAATACCAGATACATTTATCCAAAAACCAATTTGGATAAACTACTGGGTGCTCCTCTTAACAAAATACCAATCTCATGAAAACTGAAAGCTCACAAACTAACGGATGCGCCTTTGTAAAATACCGACTTTGTAAACTAATGGACGCGTTccaatataaaaccgaactatGAAAAACCATACGCATTCCATAAAATACCAAAGTATAAAATACCGGACGCGCTTCTATAAAGTACCGATCTTGAAAACTACCGATTTCATATAATAACGGATATGTGtttgatataaaaccgaacttaAAAACTAACGGATATACCTCAATATAATATCGAAGTGTAAATAACTGGATACGCCTCAATATAATAACGAAGTGTAAATAACCGGATACGCCTCAATATAATACTGAAGTATAAATAACTAGATACACTTTAACATAAACCGATATATAAAATACCGGATGCTTCCCTCTACATAATACCGATATATAAAATACCGGAAGCTTCTTTTTAAACAAGTACCGAAGCGTTAAAATACGGATTTGAGGAAATACCGATTTAGAGATAAAACCAGAATCACCCTTTTTGCATAAAAACGAAGTTTGATCAAATACTGACTTCGATAAAATACCAGACAaattttctttccggttttcttCAATCTACACATAGTTAATTTCACATTTAAttagttcttatttatttatacttatggtttgatttaacaatttctccctttttgataatttaatctaaatattcaaaacctagttattttataatcgttgactaattatcctaagttaattagctattttgatttaacaatttctcccgctttgattatttagaataaattatcaaagctaTTGATCtatttttagcaatttctccctttttgattgttttaactTAAAACCATAAAAACCAGCAATTGATAGAAACTTAAATATGCATCATTTCACTTTTCATGTTTCATAACCAAAACAAGGAATGCAATTAGTCAAAAAGAAATgatcaacaaaatcaatttactaagattataattaaaaagagaCTGGGAAAGACATAcattaataaaagaattttagCGTCCCCCTTTTGTATACTTTCTATCTGTCATCAATGTCCCCCATGACCCGGGTCATAATACTAGGTCGACCGCTGGTGACACGTTCAATACCCCTTCTTCTTGGAGAGCCAGAGTCAGAGACAAGAGCAAAACCATCACTTCGATGTAGCCTTCGTCTGAATCGAGAGTTGCGAGGGAAAAAAACTTCTTGTTGGCTCGCCATTTTAACTACGATCATATTGTCTTCAGCAGCTTCATCATTTTGTTTGGCAGCCTCAGCGGCCGCATGTTCTTCATCTTGAAAATGTTGAGTAACCTCTTCTGTCTCTCTTAGTTTTTCAGCATCGACAACGTTCTAGGACCTAGCCATCTCCATTACTTGAGACGTCAGGATAtcaattgaagacttggttTCATTCTGGACGTGGAAGGATTTGTTGAAGAAAGTTTCCACATTGTTGTGCTCTTGTTGCATCTCATTTAGCTCTTTTCTATGCGCATTGGAGGAGGATGCTTGCAAGTCCTCCATTCGATCCAATCGTGTCTTGAAAGATTTGAGAATTTCTTGCCACTAATCCATAACCTCCATGACAATTTGTCGGACATTCGGTCTACTTGTCTCTTTCTTGGAATTGGATTGAGTGGAGATATAAGATCCAATTGGAACAGATTGGATAGGTATAACACGGCAGGTACTGACTTGAATCGACATTTCCGGTTTTTTTTGAGCAATTTGTTGGCAGACCGGTTCTTCAAGATTTTTATCCCTAGTTTGACGAGTACAATTCAAGACTTCTTTTAATTTAGAGGACTTACCCGAAGTAGAGTGAGCAAGGGTCGGCTGCTTGAAATTCTTAATTGTAGCCTCTTTTTTAATAACCACCTTCTATAGAGGAGGAAGTTCACTACCGGTTGGCTGGAGGTTCTCTACTTGATGAGATGAGGATGGACTATTGTCATCTATGGACGAGGGTTTTGAACAGACTTCACCTTGCTCATTCTCTTTCTCATTTCCATCAGATTTAGAGGAGAAAACACTTGTTGAAACAATATCAGCAGAACTTATCTCTAATTCTACATGAATACGCTCTCAGTCTTTCCTTGGGATACAATGCAGCTCTTTAGTACCAGACCCCCTCATCTCATAAACATAGAAAAATTCACGTTCTTCTGAAGAAGTCCTCTCCTGCTCGATCAGATGTTGCTTCAATGTTTCAGCTTCTTCAACATGCATCTACTCAGTTTTGATGGTTCGAGTCCCGCCTTGAGGAGTAGGCATATCGTCAACGAAGTCAATGGGCTCGTCCTCGTCATGATGATTTAGATCGGTTCGAGGGGAGGGGATTCCATAATCTTTTTAGTTGGAGATTTCACCACCGTCTACATATCTGAGGGTAGTAGACACGTACTCCTCTAGTAGTCCGTTTAAGTGATTAATGATGTCCGCGTCTGTTTTTTGCAGTATTTACAAGCGGATTATAATTCTTTCTACAGTTTATTTAGTACAAAAATATGGCGCGACCTCTTGCATAAGCTTCCATAAATTCACTCCTTCTAAGAGCTTCGAAAACGAATTTAGTTTTGGTTAAGGAAAATATTACATTTTCCAAGCACAACAAATGAGACCATTTTCACCCTCTACGACCTTTTGAAGCACCTCACTGAAACTAGTGCTTAATATGATATTTACCAAGTGTTGAAGAGGTCGATTTTTATTTTGGAAGTAACCTCAGCCTCTTCAAGTATCAATTTGATGGATATTTGGGCTTCTGGGGTAACATCAAGAGGCGAGGCAGGAGGGGAGTCAGTAAGACCTTTTCTAGCCCTTGCAACTTCAGCGCGTTTATGACATGGAACAGGTTCTATGAACTTAATTCCCCTTATGGTTCTCATTTGAGAAAATGAAGAGAATCCCCTTGGGAGAGTTTTTACCGGGACTTCATTTGTGATACCCTCAATTACTCCATTGAGAACAACCGTAGAGTATAGAATTCCTTGCAGAAAAGTCGGAATAGGAATAAACTCTTAATTAGTGGATATATCAACCACTTTGTCAGGATTTTGATATGTTGAAAAATCTCAACCGGGATTAGAACCTCCTACTAAGTAACTAGAATCGTATCGGTTTCACCAGTTGCAACGACTTCTGGGTGGCCTGTTTCTAAAACATTACAAAGACCGGTTTGGGGAATAACTAACCGATCAGTTTAGGCAGCATCGAATcggtcaatttaaaaaatgtctAACCGATCAGTAGTTGTTGATACCTTCTTTTGGGTTCCTTCTTCTCCCCCTTCCATAACCTGAGCTCTAAGAAGGAAGAGGAAGAGTAAGAACTCAATTTGGAAGAAAAGAGGGCTATCTTTGATAGGTGACTAATTGAACCAACAGAGTAGTACTTCTTTTTCTTGACTTAGTCTGCGTGCATTATACCTACCCCCTTTTTAGGAACTTTCTTTCAATCTCAACAAACAAAGacattttattagaattatcgGTTTGGAGTATATCGGACCGATCAGTTTGAGGACCATCATCTACCGGTCGATTTGAGAGACATCCAACCGATTGGAAACAACAAGGTCGACTTCCTCGGTTGTAATATCGGCAATTACCGATTGGTCATTTAAAGTTGTAGGTTCAATCGGAGTTATAGGAGGCACTTCACTTTTCCCTTGAACTGGAATATTTACCGGCACAAAGGAAGCATTAAAAAGTGGAGGGAGATGAATGTTTACCTCAAACCGAGTTCTCTTTTGGGATGAGTTGATTTCACCAGATTCTCTAGGTCCGGCTTTGGCAGCGCTATTTGAACTAACAATAGACTCAACCCTAGATGATTTGAGTCGTTTTGAAATCGCGACAACGGTAAAGGGAATTGTACGTTTAGAGATGCCCTTATATTTTCCGCCTGCCGATTTCGCACTGGCAGTTTTACCACTATACTACTGTCCAGAGGCCTCAAAGTTAGACTTTTTGGCTTTCATAATTCTGGTGATATATCGAGCAGTAATGACAGTTGTCATGATTTTGTTAGAGTTCAAAAGAGTACCTGGACCGGTGGGCACATACAAGTGCTTTAATATGCATCATATTTGAACCGAGAAGCCTAGACACCTCTTTGTGTGGGTTGACACCATCTCGCATAGGGTTTTGACTAATACGGATCCCCAATTGAGTATAGCAGTCATCATTTTAAATTTGGACTAGGTAATTAAATCGAAGGCTCCTCCTCTTCCCTAGAGGTCTTTAGTAGTAATGTCGCAAAGGATGTGATACTCGCATTTCAGGTCCTTTTTCTTTTCCTGTAGCTGACCGGGACATCACTTTTGGAAAGATTGTATTGCTTTATGGACAGAACATTTAGTGGAATTTTCATAGAGAAGTTCTAGACTTTTGCCAGAAGCTTCAGAATCGAGGCGAACATTTCTTTTCTAAGAGTGAACTCCATATCATTCAATTTGACAACAATGGATTCGCCGACGTTCTTCTCCGAGTCTAAAAATGCCCGTACTGCATCATCGTAGCTTATAAAGGGTCCTTCCAAGAACATTCGGAGGCCGTAAGCCTCGATAGATCGAAAAGGAATCGCCATCTCCGGTATTCCTAATCCATAGATGGACTCGAAATCTACctaaataatattgttgaagaAGGCATATTCTTTAGCCATCATAGTAATCTTAGAAGAACTAGGAAATATTAAGAGTGTTTTATAGAGAGAAGATAGAGAAAAAAGGAAGTTTTAGGATTTTCAAGATAACGTGAAACTAATATTTTGGTATGCACTCTACATTCAAGGATATGGAAACGTTTTTTAAACCGTTCTAAAAAAATGGACCGTCACTTTAATAGCGCATGTCTCCAAACgcgttaattaaaaaatcaaaaagagCACCATTTTGaaaagtcatatatatatatatatatatttctaagaAAAGttcattatgattttttttgggaaaacggttaaaaccatttcattaaaatcccaaaagtgtgAGGGTCttaaatcaaagctagacaaaccctaactatgattaaggatgacaatcaaaagaccttaaaaactgattagtagcattcatacattataaaaaaacaaagattataaatagAAAAGACTACGTTCAAACCTAATCATCCTAGCTTTAGTttttcgcatgccatctatcttcattgagaggcCTTCTTCCCCTTtctcttcctctaacgataaaaagagattgtattgaagaggatgacgagtattattgtttctcattttgaattctctcttgttcgagcccgttctgatttgatagaaagaactATTTATGAGAATTTCAGgacttttacctttgttatcttcaacttgttagcttcagcttcagactcaACATTGGTTTTTGAATCTTAtttatcggctttagaattctctatttcagctttgaaattctgAGTGTTTTCATCCttagtttcctcaacaacaacttgaggttcatcttccattttaggcataatcctttgcattacagaatattttcttttcctcttcaccttgattccctttactttctttctttcgctACTTTCCATTTTCTCAGAATCTTTCTTActttcttctacaaatgtttgatctttgagtttagtttcctctgtttcattttttttctatttcatgGATTTTCTACTcttcttatttagttttatcacatttatttagAAGAAAAGTGTTACAGATAGCACACctttttggtttccattcataagagatctccatgacattgtgtGCTTCCTTTTTTGTAAACAATTGCCATTTTTATTGACAGGACACTCCTAGGATGaacttcaatgctaattctagtaaaggacaagtgctctcctccttcagttattgggtccatatataatggtttcctaATTTTACCTACAAAGTGACTAGTCacttcagcattgtacatgtgggctaGAATGTTCTAGAGCTTGAACCAAATATGGGCAGTTTCCTTTGTTCTGCTctgtagattcatctcttctgaacacttttccagcttcatgcaatttgatcctatgtaagtatgcccATTCTCCAAGttttctttcagatttgagcccTTTT is part of the Impatiens glandulifera chromosome 1, dImpGla2.1, whole genome shotgun sequence genome and encodes:
- the LOC124941566 gene encoding uncharacterized protein LOC124941566, whose amino-acid sequence is MDLDIPFTSLAPPVFNGNNYHVWDARMEAHLEANDLWEAVKEEYVVPELQDNPILAQMKKHKEKKTRKSKARATLFVAVSSEIFIRIITIKSAFKVWNFLKEEYKGNEKISGIQVLNLIRKFEMVKMKDSETIKEYSNRLLTIVNNVRLLGTKFPDSRLVQEVLIIVLKRFEATISSLENTTDLSKVSLAEILSAFQAQE